The Engystomops pustulosus chromosome 1, aEngPut4.maternal, whole genome shotgun sequence genome has a window encoding:
- the JSRP1 gene encoding junctional sarcoplasmic reticulum protein 1 isoform X2 produces MKKKAEPLTVGPVRDEEFFPWNGITLNRCLAVAAIAALLSMGFQVLQDSGDDDLADVETDAWIPHDQSEDMSEPWFFEDWFGSSKSELPVDKQPESPDFEESDLSMDEETEPPAVEEQDLTSEEVDEIIKTDEGLTTEEEQKYGKSEVLKDSQKLTGQWGLKPKSKYMEAKVGKIRIATEDGPQRRDVFPFHKKPKETIKSIPDAKEKPYKEKSYQKKYDETKHDQPKKHEFGKPYRKEKEEQNKYFKQDKARKEKESKGYKQYHQEKDYKRKFDSHNYG; encoded by the exons atgaaaaagaaggcAGAGCCCCTAACTGTCGGCCCAGTGAGAGATGAAGAATTTTTTCCATGGAATGGAATTACGCTTAATAGATGTCTAGCTGTTGCTGCCATTGCTGCTCTTCTTAGTATGGGTTTTCAGGTGCTTCAAG ACTCTGGTGATGACGACTTAGCTGATGTGGAAACTGACGCTTGGATTCCACATGATCAAAGTGAGGATATG TCAGAACCATGGTTTTTTGAAGATTGGTTTGGTTCATCTAAATCAGAACTGCCTGTAGATAAGCAACCGGAATCTCCTGATTTTGAAGAATCAGACCTTTCGATGGATGAAGAAACTGAACCTCCAGCAGTTGAAGAACAGGACTTAACCAGTGAAGAAGTAGATGAAATTATCAAAACTGATGAAGGTTTGACAACAGAAGAAGaacaaaaatatggaaaatccgAGGTATTAAAAGATAGTCAAAAGCTTACTGGACAATGGGGGTTAAAACCCAAAAGCAAATACATGGAAGCTAAAGTTGGCAAAATACGAATAGCAACTGAAGATGGTCCTCAAAGAAGGGATGTTTTTCCGTTTCATAAGAAACCCAAAGAAACAATTAAATCAATTCCAGATGCCAAAGAAAAGCCTTACAAAGAAAAAAGTTATCAGAAAAAATATGATGAAACGAAACATGACCAGCCAAAAAAGCATGAATTTGGAAAGCCATACAGAAAGGAAAAAGAGgaacaaaataaatacttcaaacAAGACAAGGCAAGGAAAGAAAAGGAGAGCAAAGGATACAAGCAGTATCACCAGGAAAAGGACTACAAACGGAAGTTTGATTCACATAACTATGGTTAA
- the JSRP1 gene encoding junctional sarcoplasmic reticulum protein 1 isoform X1, producing the protein MYANTESHTKMKKKAEPLTVGPVRDEEFFPWNGITLNRCLAVAAIAALLSMGFQVLQDSGDDDLADVETDAWIPHDQSEDMSEPWFFEDWFGSSKSELPVDKQPESPDFEESDLSMDEETEPPAVEEQDLTSEEVDEIIKTDEGLTTEEEQKYGKSEVLKDSQKLTGQWGLKPKSKYMEAKVGKIRIATEDGPQRRDVFPFHKKPKETIKSIPDAKEKPYKEKSYQKKYDETKHDQPKKHEFGKPYRKEKEEQNKYFKQDKARKEKESKGYKQYHQEKDYKRKFDSHNYG; encoded by the exons cacatacaaaaatgaaaaagaaggcAGAGCCCCTAACTGTCGGCCCAGTGAGAGATGAAGAATTTTTTCCATGGAATGGAATTACGCTTAATAGATGTCTAGCTGTTGCTGCCATTGCTGCTCTTCTTAGTATGGGTTTTCAGGTGCTTCAAG ACTCTGGTGATGACGACTTAGCTGATGTGGAAACTGACGCTTGGATTCCACATGATCAAAGTGAGGATATG TCAGAACCATGGTTTTTTGAAGATTGGTTTGGTTCATCTAAATCAGAACTGCCTGTAGATAAGCAACCGGAATCTCCTGATTTTGAAGAATCAGACCTTTCGATGGATGAAGAAACTGAACCTCCAGCAGTTGAAGAACAGGACTTAACCAGTGAAGAAGTAGATGAAATTATCAAAACTGATGAAGGTTTGACAACAGAAGAAGaacaaaaatatggaaaatccgAGGTATTAAAAGATAGTCAAAAGCTTACTGGACAATGGGGGTTAAAACCCAAAAGCAAATACATGGAAGCTAAAGTTGGCAAAATACGAATAGCAACTGAAGATGGTCCTCAAAGAAGGGATGTTTTTCCGTTTCATAAGAAACCCAAAGAAACAATTAAATCAATTCCAGATGCCAAAGAAAAGCCTTACAAAGAAAAAAGTTATCAGAAAAAATATGATGAAACGAAACATGACCAGCCAAAAAAGCATGAATTTGGAAAGCCATACAGAAAGGAAAAAGAGgaacaaaataaatacttcaaacAAGACAAGGCAAGGAAAGAAAAGGAGAGCAAAGGATACAAGCAGTATCACCAGGAAAAGGACTACAAACGGAAGTTTGATTCACATAACTATGGTTAA